Proteins from a single region of Paraburkholderia sp. ZP32-5:
- a CDS encoding 2-hydroxyacid dehydrogenase encodes MASIPRTGSAAPPTVAFIWSDGDAAAWRERMTQTLGEFDMRVYPDIGNAEDIDFAMVWMPPCGELKRYPNLKGIFSIGAGVSHILRDPELPRHVPIVRLTDDTLSLDMSCHAIHWVLHFHRGYDRYLEQQRAGIWHRPPYPPNATRRIGILGMGAIGEYTARCLRDLQFDVAGWSRTQKALNGVQSFFGDDQLEAFLNRTDILVCVLPPTPATTGLIDAKALAMLPAGAYLVNMGRGEVLHDDALLAALDSGHIAAAALDVFVEEPLPSASRYWQHPRVRVTPHAAGPTSIEYGSRRIAENMLLLRQGVMPDAVMDAAQGY; translated from the coding sequence ATGGCTTCGATTCCCCGGACCGGCTCCGCCGCGCCGCCCACGGTTGCATTCATCTGGTCCGACGGCGACGCCGCCGCGTGGCGCGAGCGCATGACGCAAACGCTCGGCGAATTCGACATGCGCGTGTATCCCGACATCGGCAACGCGGAGGACATCGACTTCGCGATGGTATGGATGCCGCCATGCGGCGAACTGAAACGCTATCCGAACCTGAAGGGCATCTTCTCGATCGGCGCGGGGGTCTCGCATATCCTGCGCGATCCCGAGCTTCCGAGGCACGTGCCGATCGTACGGCTGACCGACGACACGTTGAGCCTCGACATGAGCTGCCACGCGATTCACTGGGTGCTGCATTTTCATCGCGGCTACGACCGCTATCTCGAACAGCAGCGCGCGGGTATCTGGCATCGGCCGCCGTACCCGCCCAACGCAACGCGGCGCATCGGCATCCTCGGCATGGGTGCGATCGGCGAATACACCGCGCGCTGCCTGCGCGATCTGCAATTCGACGTGGCGGGCTGGAGCCGCACGCAAAAAGCGCTGAACGGCGTGCAAAGCTTCTTCGGCGACGATCAGCTCGAAGCCTTTCTGAACCGCACCGACATCCTCGTGTGCGTGCTGCCGCCCACGCCCGCCACCACGGGTCTCATCGATGCGAAGGCACTCGCCATGCTGCCCGCCGGCGCATACCTCGTGAACATGGGGCGCGGGGAAGTGCTGCACGACGATGCGTTGCTTGCCGCACTGGATAGCGGACACATCGCCGCTGCCGCGCTCGACGTATTCGTCGAAGAACCGCTGCCGAGCGCAAGCCGCTATTGGCAACACCCGCGCGTGCGCGTCACGCCACATGCGGCGGGGCCGACCTCGATCGAGTACGGCTCGCGCCGCATTGCCGAAAACATGCTGTTGCTGCGGCAGGGCGTGATGCCCGACGCGGTCATGGACGCCGCGCAAGGCTATTGA
- a CDS encoding class II aldolase/adducin family protein encodes MEAVHDSPTHELADEAEWAVRVELAALYRLVAHFRMTDLIDTHISARLPGDTPSFLINRHGVLFHEMRASDLVKIDYQGRAIDPRAKHDPASCRVNAAGFTIHSAIHMARPDLHFIVHTHTAAGIAVSAQQHGLLPISQHALKYYEKLAYHDYEGIALNLAERERLVRDLGPHKAMILRNHGLLAAGSSAADAFQEIYFLERACQAQVQALAGGSALTIPSPEVCRVTASQYVREDSPELAELAWQAARRLIDNVGTDYRS; translated from the coding sequence ATGGAAGCTGTGCATGATTCGCCCACTCACGAACTCGCGGATGAAGCCGAATGGGCCGTTCGCGTCGAACTGGCCGCACTGTATCGTCTCGTCGCGCACTTCCGGATGACCGATCTGATCGACACGCACATTTCGGCGCGCCTGCCGGGCGACACACCGTCGTTTCTGATCAACCGCCACGGTGTGCTGTTTCACGAAATGCGAGCCTCCGATCTCGTCAAGATCGACTATCAGGGCCGCGCGATCGATCCCCGCGCGAAGCACGACCCCGCGTCGTGCCGCGTCAACGCCGCGGGCTTCACGATTCACTCGGCGATTCATATGGCGCGGCCCGACCTGCATTTCATCGTCCATACGCATACCGCCGCCGGTATCGCCGTGTCCGCGCAACAGCACGGCTTGCTGCCGATCAGCCAGCACGCGCTCAAGTATTACGAAAAGCTCGCGTATCACGACTACGAAGGTATCGCGCTGAATCTCGCCGAGCGTGAACGGCTGGTTCGCGATCTCGGCCCACACAAGGCGATGATTCTGCGCAATCACGGTCTGCTCGCGGCGGGGTCGAGCGCCGCCGACGCATTCCAGGAAATCTACTTCCTGGAGCGCGCGTGTCAGGCCCAGGTTCAGGCGCTCGCGGGCGGCTCCGCACTCACGATTCCATCGCCGGAAGTGTGCCGCGTAACCGCAAGCCAGTACGTGCGCGAAGACTCGCCCGAACTGGCCGAACTTGCGTGGCAGGCCGCCAGGCGGCTGATCGATAACGTCGGCACCGATTACCGCAGTTGA
- the amaB gene encoding L-piperidine-6-carboxylate dehydrogenase — protein MDQQSIFNALHMTDAVSGGDLEVRSPINGKVIGNVGTHDAGAADRALARAHRAFLQWRTVPAPRRGQLIRAFGEALRENKDALGRLVTLETGKILTEGLGEVQEMIDICDFAVGLSRQLYGLTIASERPGHRMSESWHPMGVCTVISAFNFPVAVWSWNAALALVCGNAVIWKPSEKTPLTALAVKRIFDATLARFGSDAPEGLADVLIGGRALGEQLVSDPRSAIVSATGSTEMGRNVGLAVAKRFGRSILELGGNNAGIVCPSADLDLALQGILFSAVGTAGQRCTSLRRLFVHESIYDGVVARLKAMYGKVAIGDPLDPAVLMGPLIDARAVDSMQAALSEAASLGATVTGGKPVQPSGCAGGFFVQPALVEMPKQQAGMLRETFAPILYVTRYRDFHEAIAANNAASHGLASCVFTTDVREAETFLSSVGSDCGIANVNIGPSGAEIGGAFGGEKETGGGRESGSDAWKAYMRRATNTVNYSTTLALAQGIQFSVAG, from the coding sequence ATGGACCAGCAGTCTATTTTCAACGCGTTGCATATGACGGACGCGGTGTCCGGCGGCGACCTCGAAGTTCGCTCGCCGATCAATGGAAAAGTGATCGGCAACGTCGGCACGCATGATGCCGGTGCCGCCGATCGCGCGCTTGCCCGCGCGCACCGCGCGTTTCTGCAATGGCGCACGGTGCCCGCGCCACGGCGCGGACAGTTGATTCGCGCATTCGGCGAGGCGTTGCGTGAAAACAAGGACGCGCTCGGCCGGCTCGTGACACTCGAAACCGGCAAGATTCTGACCGAGGGGCTCGGCGAAGTGCAGGAAATGATCGACATCTGCGATTTCGCGGTCGGCCTGTCGCGGCAGTTGTACGGTTTAACCATCGCAAGCGAACGTCCCGGCCATCGCATGTCGGAAAGCTGGCATCCAATGGGCGTGTGCACGGTGATCTCCGCGTTCAATTTTCCGGTAGCGGTGTGGTCGTGGAATGCCGCGCTCGCGCTCGTGTGCGGCAACGCGGTGATCTGGAAGCCGTCGGAGAAGACGCCGCTTACCGCGCTCGCGGTCAAACGGATTTTCGACGCGACGCTGGCGCGGTTCGGCAGCGACGCGCCCGAAGGACTCGCCGATGTGCTGATCGGTGGCCGCGCACTCGGCGAACAGCTGGTCAGCGATCCGCGTTCGGCGATCGTCAGCGCGACCGGCAGCACGGAAATGGGCCGCAACGTGGGTCTCGCCGTTGCAAAGCGATTCGGGCGTTCGATTCTCGAACTCGGCGGCAACAATGCGGGCATCGTGTGTCCGAGCGCCGATCTCGATCTGGCGTTGCAGGGCATTCTGTTTTCCGCGGTCGGCACGGCCGGGCAACGCTGTACCTCGCTGCGCCGCCTGTTCGTTCACGAGTCCATCTACGACGGCGTGGTGGCGCGTCTAAAGGCCATGTACGGCAAGGTGGCGATCGGCGATCCGCTGGATCCCGCTGTGTTGATGGGACCGCTGATCGATGCGCGCGCCGTCGACTCGATGCAGGCCGCGCTATCCGAAGCGGCGTCGCTTGGCGCGACGGTGACGGGCGGCAAGCCGGTACAACCGTCCGGCTGCGCGGGCGGATTTTTCGTGCAACCGGCGCTCGTCGAGATGCCGAAGCAGCAAGCGGGGATGCTGCGCGAAACCTTCGCGCCGATCCTGTACGTCACGCGTTATCGGGACTTCCACGAAGCGATCGCCGCCAATAACGCGGCGTCGCACGGACTCGCTTCGTGCGTGTTCACGACCGATGTCAGGGAAGCGGAAACTTTCCTGAGCAGCGTCGGCAGCGATTGCGGTATCGCCAACGTCAATATCGGACCGAGCGGTGCGGAAATCGGCGGCGCATTCGGGGGCGAAAAGGAAACGGGCGGTGGGCGCGAATCGGGATCCGATGCGTGGAAAGCCTACATGCGGCGCGCGACGAACACCGTCAACTATTCGACCACGCTCGCGCTCGCGCAGGGCATCCAGTTTTCGGTAGCGGGGTAG
- a CDS encoding class I adenylate-forming enzyme family protein: MQYLTGKPTIPELMRQRAREQPEHVYCTFEGQSLTMSELDRRTDALAAALLATGLERGDRICLMLPNSLEHVLLFFACIKAGLVQVPVNVKHTGASLQFLLEHSQPKALIADTALAAQVLPVLDDVHLSQVFWHRGVPDGAPAAHRDLEALLVQRDTAALHGGPQPDDLLFLTYTSGTTGMPKGVMVTEKMVRATALGCILIADLKRHDVFYLWEPFYHVTGSETLVIGIMEPITLAIAARFSASRFWDECRACGATHMHFVGGVLQLLLRQPPSPQDRDHRVRIAWGGGCPVQTWNVFQDRFGVEIREGYGMTETSSFATINLDNKIGTVGTAIPWFDVRVVDIDTGEPVAANVEGQVVVKALEPGLLTAGYFNNPEATRGLVLDGWLQTGDRGYLDDEGHLIFKGRIKDSVRRRGENISAWEVERVINAHPEVEESALVGVVNEFNDEDLKIFVRRSTGATLNERDLIAWCKPKMPSFQVPRFVAFVDAFSKTPSERIQKKELSKSITDCWDGEKA, translated from the coding sequence ATGCAATATCTGACTGGCAAGCCGACCATCCCCGAACTGATGCGCCAGCGTGCGCGTGAACAGCCCGAGCACGTGTACTGCACGTTCGAAGGCCAAAGCCTCACGATGTCGGAGCTGGACCGGCGCACGGACGCGCTTGCCGCTGCGCTGCTCGCAACCGGGCTCGAACGCGGCGACCGCATCTGTCTGATGCTGCCGAATTCGCTGGAACATGTGCTGCTGTTTTTCGCGTGCATCAAGGCCGGGCTCGTGCAGGTGCCGGTCAACGTCAAGCACACGGGCGCATCGTTGCAATTCCTGCTCGAACATTCGCAGCCGAAAGCGTTGATCGCCGATACGGCGCTCGCCGCGCAGGTGCTGCCGGTGCTCGACGACGTGCATCTGTCGCAGGTGTTCTGGCATCGCGGTGTGCCTGACGGCGCGCCCGCCGCGCATCGCGATCTCGAAGCGCTGCTCGTGCAGCGCGACACCGCCGCGCTGCATGGCGGTCCGCAGCCCGACGATCTGCTGTTTCTGACCTACACGTCCGGCACGACGGGCATGCCGAAGGGGGTGATGGTCACCGAGAAAATGGTGCGCGCCACCGCGCTCGGCTGCATCCTGATTGCCGATCTGAAGCGTCATGACGTGTTTTATCTGTGGGAGCCGTTCTATCACGTCACCGGCAGCGAAACGCTCGTGATCGGCATCATGGAACCGATCACGCTGGCGATCGCCGCGCGTTTCAGCGCGTCGCGCTTCTGGGACGAATGCCGCGCGTGCGGCGCGACGCATATGCACTTTGTCGGCGGCGTACTGCAACTGCTGCTGCGTCAGCCGCCCTCGCCGCAAGACCGCGACCATCGGGTGCGGATCGCATGGGGCGGCGGTTGCCCGGTGCAGACGTGGAACGTGTTTCAGGACCGCTTCGGTGTCGAGATTCGCGAAGGCTACGGCATGACCGAAACCTCGAGCTTCGCGACCATCAACCTCGACAACAAGATCGGTACAGTCGGCACGGCGATCCCGTGGTTCGACGTGCGCGTGGTCGATATCGACACCGGCGAGCCGGTCGCGGCGAACGTCGAAGGGCAGGTCGTCGTGAAGGCACTCGAACCGGGTCTTCTGACGGCGGGTTATTTCAACAACCCCGAGGCGACGCGCGGGCTCGTCCTCGATGGCTGGCTGCAAACCGGCGATCGCGGCTATCTCGACGACGAAGGCCATCTGATATTCAAAGGCCGCATCAAGGATTCGGTGCGGCGGCGTGGCGAAAATATTTCGGCGTGGGAAGTGGAGCGCGTCATCAATGCCCATCCCGAAGTCGAGGAGAGTGCACTGGTTGGCGTCGTCAATGAGTTCAACGACGAGGATCTGAAAATTTTCGTACGCCGCTCGACCGGCGCGACGCTGAACGAGCGCGACCTGATCGCGTGGTGCAAGCCGAAGATGCCGTCATTCCAGGTGCCGCGCTTCGTCGCCTTCGTCGACGCGTTCAGCAAGACGCCGTCGGAGCGCATCCAGAAGAAGGAATTATCGAAATCGATCACCGATTGCTGGGACGGCGAGAAGGCGTGA
- a CDS encoding MmgE/PrpD family protein — protein MNDTATTDLTGALAHFASTLDVRDVPDGVKADARRLLLDSIGCMLAATHTRIAPIAYGMADFLGAGNLASIAGRRERASLAAALYANGRLANCMDLDETFPVGHHFGVGAVVAALALGEARRATGAQLLQALITGYELGGRVASASGPPMFIEDGFVTGYPDLYSFGASVVFAAAGVAIQLLGQDAALARQTLGIAGSNAPLPVMSKWSESPDLPDCKYADAGWASLAGVFAAQSAALGATGFGTIFDGDRGLIRMCGTESFDPDTLIGGFGSRWMLSDITYKPWPTCRWTHQPLTALDWAGHGAGVDVAKIASVLIETNVLLCTPRFRNPTPRTFCARQFSIPHAVAMLLLNVPVGPAWLDERQDDDPRVVALRNKVTVSHWDRANAFSQHIVHGQVRNMPARATITLTSGETFTAETEFALGDPWERDTAWSDEDVIAKFRIACGLDSARADALIEAVMNVDTLSDIEPIVGALRVI, from the coding sequence ATGAACGACACCGCGACGACCGATCTCACCGGTGCGCTTGCGCATTTCGCCTCGACGCTCGACGTGCGTGACGTTCCGGACGGTGTGAAAGCCGACGCCCGCCGTCTGCTGCTCGACTCGATCGGCTGCATGTTGGCGGCGACCCACACGCGTATCGCGCCGATCGCCTACGGTATGGCCGATTTTCTCGGCGCCGGCAACCTCGCTTCGATTGCCGGGCGGCGCGAGCGCGCGAGTCTCGCCGCCGCGCTGTACGCGAACGGACGGCTCGCCAACTGCATGGATCTCGACGAGACGTTTCCCGTCGGCCATCACTTCGGCGTTGGCGCGGTCGTGGCCGCGCTCGCGCTCGGCGAAGCGCGGCGCGCCACCGGCGCGCAACTGCTGCAGGCGTTGATCACCGGATACGAGCTCGGCGGGCGCGTCGCGAGCGCCAGCGGGCCGCCGATGTTCATCGAGGACGGCTTCGTGACGGGCTATCCCGATCTGTACAGTTTCGGCGCATCGGTGGTATTCGCGGCCGCGGGCGTCGCAATCCAGCTGCTGGGCCAGGACGCTGCGCTCGCGCGGCAAACGCTGGGCATCGCCGGATCGAACGCGCCGCTGCCGGTGATGAGCAAATGGTCGGAGTCGCCCGACCTGCCGGACTGCAAATACGCGGATGCCGGATGGGCGTCGCTGGCTGGTGTGTTCGCCGCGCAATCGGCGGCGCTCGGCGCGACCGGCTTCGGTACGATCTTCGACGGCGATCGCGGGTTGATCCGCATGTGCGGCACCGAAAGCTTCGATCCCGATACGCTGATCGGCGGATTCGGCTCGCGCTGGATGCTTTCCGACATCACGTACAAGCCGTGGCCGACGTGCCGCTGGACGCATCAGCCGCTGACCGCGCTCGACTGGGCCGGCCACGGTGCCGGTGTCGATGTGGCGAAGATCGCGTCCGTGCTGATCGAAACCAACGTGCTGCTGTGCACGCCGCGTTTTCGCAATCCGACGCCGCGCACGTTCTGCGCGCGCCAGTTCAGCATCCCGCATGCGGTCGCGATGCTGTTGCTGAACGTGCCGGTCGGTCCCGCGTGGCTCGACGAACGTCAGGATGACGACCCCCGCGTGGTCGCGCTGCGCAACAAGGTCACCGTGTCGCATTGGGACCGCGCGAACGCGTTCTCGCAGCACATCGTGCACGGTCAGGTGCGCAATATGCCGGCGCGCGCCACGATCACGCTGACGAGCGGCGAAACCTTCACGGCGGAAACGGAATTCGCGCTGGGCGACCCGTGGGAGCGCGATACCGCGTGGTCGGACGAAGATGTGATCGCGAAATTTCGCATCGCCTGCGGCCTCGACAGCGCGCGTGCCGATGCACTGATCGAGGCGGTGATGAACGTCGACACGCTGAGCGATATCGAGCCGATCGTCGGCGCGTTACGCGTGATTTGA
- a CDS encoding allantoate amidohydrolase: protein MEIVDLAELARKLFDDIRALSFDGVGITRDSYGSGETAAANYLRRFAEEQGLRVEVDRAANLVFSLSGVGPEQPAVWVGSHMDSVPRGGNFDGLAGIVAGLLCLVAQKQRGMGSQTALRVIALRGEESAWFGRAYVGSSAIFGKLSADDLQLRHRTSGQALSGYMEDVGADTVAIAAQQVLFDKTKAKAYLELHIEQGPVMVARKIALGIVPGIRGNVRHKRVTCIGQAGHSGAVPRWLRHDAVFAVAQLITRLDEHWRALLERGIDLVVTAGIIETDPAVHSISRIPETVNFSFEARSESRETLESFYQLMRSECSSIACERGVTFEFDRAIESAPAVMDKRICEAFERACDHIGIRWETVPSGAGHDASLFANAGIPSGMLFIRNDNGSHNPREAMEIDDFMLGVRVLARTIECL from the coding sequence ATGGAAATCGTCGATCTCGCCGAACTTGCGCGAAAGCTGTTCGATGACATTCGAGCACTCTCATTCGATGGTGTAGGCATCACCCGTGATAGCTATGGAAGTGGCGAGACCGCCGCGGCGAACTATCTGCGACGATTCGCCGAGGAGCAGGGCCTGCGCGTCGAGGTCGATCGTGCCGCGAATCTCGTCTTCAGCCTTTCGGGCGTCGGCCCGGAACAGCCGGCTGTCTGGGTTGGATCGCATATGGATTCCGTTCCGCGGGGAGGCAATTTCGACGGTCTGGCGGGGATCGTGGCGGGGCTTTTGTGTCTCGTTGCACAAAAGCAAAGAGGCATGGGATCACAAACCGCATTGCGCGTGATTGCTTTGCGCGGCGAGGAGAGCGCCTGGTTCGGCAGGGCATATGTCGGTTCCAGCGCGATATTCGGCAAGCTTTCCGCGGACGACCTGCAGCTCAGGCATCGAACCTCGGGCCAGGCACTTTCAGGTTACATGGAAGACGTTGGAGCCGATACCGTCGCTATCGCGGCCCAGCAAGTGTTGTTCGATAAAACGAAGGCAAAAGCCTACCTGGAATTGCATATCGAACAGGGACCGGTGATGGTCGCGCGCAAGATTGCTCTCGGCATCGTACCCGGCATTCGCGGTAATGTCAGACACAAACGCGTGACCTGTATCGGGCAGGCCGGCCACTCCGGAGCGGTACCCCGTTGGCTGCGGCACGATGCGGTATTCGCGGTAGCGCAGCTTATTACTCGCCTCGATGAGCATTGGCGCGCGTTGCTCGAACGGGGCATCGACCTGGTTGTCACGGCCGGAATCATTGAAACCGATCCAGCTGTTCATTCGATTTCTCGCATTCCCGAAACGGTCAATTTCAGCTTCGAGGCGAGAAGCGAGTCTCGGGAGACACTGGAGAGCTTCTATCAGCTCATGCGGAGCGAGTGCTCGTCGATCGCCTGCGAGCGAGGTGTGACATTCGAATTCGACCGGGCCATCGAGTCCGCACCGGCAGTCATGGACAAACGAATCTGCGAGGCGTTCGAGCGCGCATGCGATCACATCGGAATACGTTGGGAGACGGTTCCCAGCGGCGCAGGACACGACGCATCGTTGTTCGCAAATGCCGGCATTCCCAGCGGCATGCTGTTTATCCGAAACGACAACGGATCCCATAACCCGCGCGAAGCGATGGAAATCGATGATTTCATGCTCGGCGTACGCGTGCTTGCTCGCACTATCGAGTGTCTTTGA
- a CDS encoding ring-opening amidohydrolase, which yields MSIGVIRFEMSTPADCAALLAVLESIDARRASRLAIIAKTEGTATVNDFGRSLATLAIQTALERANVTAPCQVILSMGCEGIITPGGYLFVDMPERDDGIEGLALGMAYSDPMAPSDLVNDRHIAITRATVDRAIADAGIGAKDVALVFAKSPLLTHAMAAGLPAEARERANRSSAARAAAALGIGVALGEIAADAANSAAIGRRADLYSRRAMVFSGTETARTEIIVLGNRPGEHQSVRSGLFADLLDVDSMAAVIAGTSGEPFQAVRRMKSGGHLAAVFLKAGLAADGKLRGNRTTVFSSEVDPDKQMRAAASGVLGSLLGDTRMFVSGGAEHQAPMGGGVLAVISASETPWGGHDQIASRTSGPHAAAIHPGAARTDTSINHK from the coding sequence ATGAGTATTGGTGTAATTCGATTTGAAATGTCGACGCCGGCAGACTGCGCGGCGTTATTAGCCGTGCTGGAAAGCATCGATGCCAGAAGAGCGTCGCGGCTCGCCATCATCGCCAAAACCGAAGGGACAGCCACGGTTAACGATTTCGGACGCTCGCTCGCGACGCTGGCCATACAGACCGCGCTGGAGCGGGCGAACGTCACCGCGCCGTGCCAGGTGATTCTGTCGATGGGTTGTGAAGGGATCATCACGCCGGGCGGATATTTGTTTGTCGACATGCCCGAGCGCGATGACGGTATCGAAGGACTTGCGCTCGGCATGGCGTATTCCGATCCGATGGCGCCGTCGGATCTCGTCAACGATCGACACATCGCCATTACTCGCGCCACTGTCGACCGAGCAATCGCCGATGCCGGAATCGGCGCGAAAGACGTTGCATTGGTCTTCGCGAAATCACCTCTGCTTACTCACGCAATGGCCGCCGGTTTGCCTGCCGAGGCGCGCGAGCGTGCCAACAGATCCTCGGCGGCCAGAGCCGCGGCGGCGCTCGGCATCGGCGTCGCGCTCGGCGAGATCGCAGCCGATGCCGCCAACAGTGCCGCAATCGGCAGACGCGCCGATCTGTACTCGCGTCGCGCGATGGTGTTCTCCGGAACCGAGACCGCGCGCACCGAGATCATCGTGCTCGGCAATCGTCCCGGTGAACACCAGAGTGTTCGAAGCGGTCTGTTCGCCGATTTGCTGGACGTCGACAGCATGGCGGCAGTGATCGCCGGAACTTCCGGCGAGCCATTCCAGGCCGTCCGTCGAATGAAATCCGGCGGCCATCTCGCGGCCGTCTTCCTGAAGGCCGGTCTTGCCGCCGACGGAAAACTACGCGGCAACCGGACCACCGTGTTCTCCAGCGAAGTCGATCCCGACAAGCAGATGAGAGCGGCTGCCTCAGGCGTGTTGGGATCCCTGCTGGGTGACACGCGAATGTTCGTGTCCGGCGGCGCGGAACATCAAGCGCCGATGGGAGGCGGAGTACTGGCTGTTATCTCCGCAAGCGAAACCCCGTGGGGC